In Alicyclobacillus macrosporangiidus CPP55, a single window of DNA contains:
- the secA gene encoding preprotein translocase subunit SecA translates to MVARINALEPEMQKLSDEQLRAKTAEFRERLANGEKLDNLLFEAFAVVREASRRVIGQRHFDVQLMGGIVLHEGRIAEMKTGEGKTLVATLPSYLNALAGKGVHVVTVNDYLARRDAENMGRIHQFLGLTVGLNIPGMDFNQKKAAYNADITYGTNNEFGFDYLRDNMVMSLDQMVQRKLHYAIVDEVDSILIDEARTPLIISGPAEKSADLYFRADLFVRSLTEGDYEVDEKMRTVNLTEDSGVQKAERFFGVDNLFDPEHVQLMHHITQALKAHHLMKRDKDYVVRGDEVVIVDEFTGRLMEGRRYSEGLHQAIEAKEGVRVQNETKTLATITLQNYFRMYEKLSGMTGTAKTEEKEFVEIYGMDVVVIPTNKPMIRKDLPDIIYKTERAKFNAVVEEIVRRHQTGQPVLVGTTSIEKSEILSNLLRRRGVMHQVLNAKHHEREAEIVARAGQPHAVTIATNMAGRGTDILLGEGVAELGGLHIIGTERHESRRIDNQLRGRAGRQGDPGSSQFFLSLEDDLLRLFGSENISRMMDRLGLEEDQPIDAKMLTGAIERAQKKVEANNYDIRKHVLRYDDVMNKQREVIYRQRRQILEQENLRDIVEGMGKDLIDHMLDVYCSEEQVPEDWDIPAMISYAERHFLNPGQVTEEELRRLDRDELRDRLYELLSANYDRREEELGPFLRDLERVVVLRTVDSKWMDHIDAMDQFRQGVHLRSYGQADPLVIYQKEGFEMFEAMIHSIEEEVILYVFKATVTMAPTPVQIHDSVPVQGG, encoded by the coding sequence ATGGTGGCGCGCATCAATGCGCTGGAGCCGGAGATGCAGAAGCTCTCGGATGAGCAATTGCGCGCCAAGACGGCGGAGTTCCGCGAACGTTTGGCCAACGGGGAGAAACTCGACAACCTGTTGTTCGAGGCTTTCGCGGTGGTGCGCGAGGCGTCCCGACGGGTGATCGGCCAGCGGCACTTCGACGTGCAGTTGATGGGCGGCATCGTCCTGCATGAAGGGCGGATCGCCGAGATGAAGACCGGCGAGGGCAAGACGCTCGTCGCCACCTTGCCTTCTTATCTGAACGCGCTCGCCGGCAAAGGCGTTCACGTCGTCACCGTCAACGACTACCTGGCCCGCCGCGACGCCGAGAACATGGGGCGTATTCACCAGTTTCTCGGCCTGACGGTCGGACTGAACATCCCGGGGATGGACTTCAACCAGAAGAAGGCGGCGTACAACGCCGACATCACTTACGGGACCAACAACGAGTTCGGGTTCGACTACCTGCGCGACAACATGGTGATGTCCCTCGATCAGATGGTGCAGCGCAAACTCCACTACGCCATCGTCGACGAGGTGGACAGCATCCTGATTGACGAGGCGCGCACCCCGCTCATCATCTCCGGTCCCGCGGAGAAGTCGGCCGATCTGTACTTCCGCGCCGACCTGTTCGTCCGCTCCCTGACCGAGGGCGACTACGAGGTCGACGAGAAGATGCGCACCGTCAACCTGACGGAAGACAGCGGCGTGCAGAAAGCGGAGCGGTTCTTCGGTGTGGACAACTTGTTCGATCCCGAGCACGTCCAGCTGATGCACCACATCACCCAGGCCCTGAAGGCGCATCACCTGATGAAGCGCGACAAGGACTACGTGGTGCGCGGCGACGAGGTCGTCATCGTCGATGAGTTCACCGGCCGCTTGATGGAAGGCCGGCGCTACAGCGAGGGCCTGCACCAGGCCATCGAGGCCAAGGAGGGCGTCCGGGTCCAGAACGAAACCAAAACGCTCGCCACCATCACGCTGCAGAACTACTTCCGCATGTACGAGAAACTGTCCGGCATGACCGGCACCGCGAAGACGGAGGAGAAGGAGTTCGTCGAGATCTACGGCATGGACGTGGTCGTCATCCCGACCAACAAGCCGATGATCCGCAAGGACCTGCCCGACATCATCTACAAGACGGAGCGGGCGAAGTTCAACGCGGTGGTCGAGGAGATCGTGCGCCGTCACCAGACGGGCCAACCGGTGCTGGTCGGGACGACGTCCATCGAGAAGTCGGAGATCCTCTCCAACCTCCTGCGCCGCCGCGGCGTCATGCACCAGGTGCTCAACGCCAAGCACCACGAGCGCGAGGCGGAGATCGTGGCGCGCGCCGGCCAGCCCCACGCGGTGACCATCGCCACCAACATGGCCGGCCGCGGAACGGACATCCTGCTCGGCGAGGGTGTGGCGGAACTGGGCGGACTGCACATCATCGGCACCGAGCGGCATGAGAGCCGGCGGATCGACAATCAGCTGCGCGGGCGCGCCGGGCGTCAGGGAGACCCGGGATCGTCGCAATTCTTCCTGTCGCTCGAGGACGACCTGTTGCGCCTGTTCGGGTCGGAGAACATCTCACGTATGATGGACCGCCTGGGCCTCGAGGAGGACCAGCCGATTGACGCGAAGATGCTCACCGGCGCCATCGAGCGGGCACAGAAGAAGGTCGAGGCGAACAACTACGACATCCGCAAGCACGTGCTGCGCTACGACGACGTGATGAACAAGCAGCGCGAGGTGATCTACCGCCAGCGGCGGCAGATCCTCGAGCAGGAGAATCTGCGAGACATCGTCGAGGGTATGGGCAAGGACCTCATCGATCACATGCTCGACGTGTACTGCTCGGAGGAGCAGGTTCCGGAGGACTGGGACATCCCGGCGATGATCTCGTACGCCGAGCGGCACTTCCTCAACCCGGGCCAGGTGACGGAGGAGGAGTTACGCCGGCTCGATCGCGACGAACTGCGGGATCGACTGTATGAATTGCTGTCCGCCAACTACGATCGGCGCGAGGAGGAGCTGGGTCCCTTCCTGCGCGACCTGGAGCGGGTGGTCGTGCTCCGCACGGTGGACTCCAAGTGGATGGATCACATCGACGCGATGGACCAGTTCCGCCAAGGGGTGCACCTGCGTTCCTACGGCCAGGCGGATCCGCTGGTCATCTACCAGAAGGAAGGCTTCGAGATGTTCGAGGCGATGATCCACAGCATCGAGGAAGAGGTCATCCTGTACGTGTTCAAGGCGACGGTGACGATGGCTCCGACCCCGGTGCAGATCCACGACTCGGTGCCGGTGCAGGGGGGCTGA
- a CDS encoding TetR/AcrR family transcriptional regulator translates to MTDEMEQWLSSLLRLIDEDEKMTEKQIRIIQAAVDAFAEKGYASTSTAEIAQKAGVAEGTIFRHYKTKKDLLLSIVTPMMSKLVAPFVLRDFVKVLDTEYQHFEDFLRAAMRNRLEFVKKNAPIVKIMLHEIPFHPELRNKFKEELFPQVAERLRRIITHFQARGEIIEMPPFAVVRMSASAVLGYILTRCFLFPEYDWNDDEEIERVVNFIMHGLSPCSNRSLSIH, encoded by the coding sequence ATGACCGACGAGATGGAACAGTGGCTGTCCTCACTTCTCCGTCTCATCGATGAAGACGAGAAGATGACCGAAAAGCAGATTCGAATCATTCAGGCCGCCGTGGACGCCTTTGCGGAAAAGGGGTACGCGTCGACGTCCACGGCCGAGATCGCACAGAAAGCCGGCGTGGCGGAGGGCACCATCTTTCGTCACTACAAGACAAAGAAAGACCTCCTCTTGTCGATTGTCACGCCGATGATGTCAAAACTGGTGGCACCGTTCGTGCTCAGGGACTTTGTTAAGGTGCTGGACACGGAATACCAACACTTCGAGGACTTCTTGCGCGCCGCCATGCGCAACAGGCTTGAGTTTGTGAAGAAGAATGCGCCGATTGTGAAGATCATGCTGCACGAGATCCCGTTTCATCCCGAGTTGCGAAATAAATTCAAGGAGGAGCTCTTCCCTCAGGTCGCCGAACGACTCAGGCGCATCATCACGCATTTTCAGGCTCGGGGGGAAATCATTGAGATGCCCCCGTTCGCGGTCGTGAGAATGAGCGCGTCGGCCGTCCTTGGCTACATTCTGACGCGATGCTTTCTTTTTCCGGAATACGACTGGAACGATGATGAAGAGATTGAGCGTGTGGTCAATTTTATCATGCACGGGTTGAGCCCTTGCTCAAATCGATCATTATCGATACATTGA
- a CDS encoding ArsR/SmtB family transcription factor: MDLMLALKALANPVRLQILNWLREPHRYFADQQVGDLDNDGVCVSVIQRRADLSQSTVSQYLTDLQRAGLVQSKRVGQWTYYRRDEEGIRRFLDELERAIGSGKPDSS, translated from the coding sequence ATGGACCTGATGTTGGCATTAAAGGCGTTGGCAAATCCGGTCCGCCTGCAGATCCTGAACTGGCTCAGAGAACCGCACCGCTACTTTGCCGACCAACAGGTGGGTGATTTGGACAACGACGGCGTTTGTGTCAGCGTGATCCAAAGACGGGCGGATCTCTCCCAGTCCACCGTATCCCAGTACTTAACGGATCTGCAGCGTGCAGGACTCGTACAATCCAAAAGGGTGGGCCAGTGGACCTATTACCGCCGGGATGAAGAGGGCATTCGCCGGTTTCTTGACGAATTGGAGCGGGCAATCGGTTCAGGGAAACCCGATTCGTCTTAG
- a CDS encoding ABC transporter permease, with translation MRIRALAVRIWRQFLHDKRTLMLMLVAPILILTLVSLVFNGSPYKPKIGIVDVPASITQRLSQEDVNLIPYASTTSALDALKTQTIDAYISIQNGTPEIVLEGSDPSKNKAILLDLQRIAQSSPGGPAGYVQPKISYLYGSADMSSFDNFGPVLIGFFAFFFVFLVAGISFLKERTTGTLERLVATPIKRWEIVAGYVIGFGLFTTIQSILIAWYCVDVLGMMMKGMLIHLLLVTLLLSITALTLGIFLSSFANSEFQMMQFIPLVIVPQVFFSGLFNIDTMATWLRWLSKIMPLYYGADAMRNVMIRGKSFGDIAVDLAVLLGFSIVFMVLNVLTLRKYRKV, from the coding sequence ATGAGGATTCGCGCCCTGGCTGTCCGGATATGGCGTCAATTTCTGCACGATAAGCGCACCTTGATGCTCATGCTGGTGGCACCCATCCTGATCCTTACACTGGTATCTCTCGTCTTCAACGGAAGCCCCTATAAGCCGAAAATCGGCATTGTCGACGTCCCCGCATCGATCACGCAACGCCTGTCACAGGAGGACGTAAACCTGATTCCATATGCCTCAACGACCAGCGCACTCGATGCCCTGAAGACGCAGACCATCGATGCCTACATCAGTATTCAGAACGGAACGCCGGAAATTGTTTTGGAAGGGAGCGATCCGTCCAAGAACAAGGCCATTCTGCTTGACCTGCAGCGGATCGCACAGAGTTCTCCGGGAGGGCCGGCCGGGTATGTCCAGCCGAAGATCTCGTATCTGTACGGATCGGCCGACATGTCCTCCTTCGACAACTTTGGCCCAGTCCTCATCGGGTTCTTCGCCTTTTTCTTCGTATTTTTGGTGGCCGGGATCTCGTTCCTGAAGGAACGCACGACAGGCACCCTCGAGCGCCTCGTTGCTACGCCCATTAAACGCTGGGAGATCGTCGCAGGGTATGTCATCGGTTTTGGTCTCTTCACAACCATTCAATCCATTCTGATCGCCTGGTACTGTGTGGACGTATTGGGCATGATGATGAAGGGGATGCTCATCCATCTGTTATTGGTCACTTTGCTGCTTTCCATCACCGCACTCACGCTGGGGATCTTCTTGTCGTCCTTTGCCAACTCGGAGTTTCAGATGATGCAGTTCATCCCGCTCGTCATCGTACCGCAGGTGTTCTTCTCGGGACTGTTCAACATCGACACGATGGCGACGTGGCTCCGCTGGCTGAGCAAGATCATGCCCCTCTACTACGGCGCGGACGCCATGCGAAACGTCATGATTCGTGGCAAGTCGTTTGGCGACATCGCGGTGGATTTGGCTGTGCTTCTCGGGTTCTCCATCGTTTTCATGGTGCTGAATGTGTTGACGCTGCGCAAGTATCGGAAGGTGTAG
- a CDS encoding LLM class oxidoreductase codes for MFHPPISSHVTESRGYRHMFSPKKLTLGVFFPIEAFPGDEPTMQNQERLARRAEELGFAALWVRDVPLRDPNFGDVGQVFDPWVYLGWIAAHTREIALATGSIVLTLRHPLHTAKAAASVDQLSSGRLVLGVGSGDRMVEFPAFGVPFDERGERFRDNLRILREAWSREFPVLSSQYYGHLQDADLVPKPSGRIPILVTGHSQQSLDWIAREADGWITYPRPLSVQSQIASRWQEALAQAAPGQFKPMVQSFYVDLTEDPDFPPEPIHLGFRGGRTAMLAYLKGLEQIGVNHVIFNFKYGQRPADEVLEEIGEEILPLLK; via the coding sequence ATGTTCCATCCGCCGATCTCTTCGCACGTGACAGAAAGCCGGGGATACCGCCACATGTTTTCTCCGAAGAAACTCACGCTCGGCGTCTTCTTCCCCATCGAAGCCTTTCCCGGCGACGAGCCGACGATGCAGAATCAAGAACGGCTTGCCCGTCGCGCGGAGGAACTCGGGTTCGCAGCCCTGTGGGTGCGGGACGTACCGTTGCGCGATCCCAATTTCGGAGATGTGGGCCAAGTGTTCGATCCATGGGTTTACCTCGGCTGGATCGCGGCGCACACTCGGGAGATTGCTTTGGCCACTGGCTCGATCGTGTTGACGCTGCGCCACCCCTTGCACACCGCGAAGGCTGCGGCATCCGTGGATCAACTGTCCAGCGGGCGATTGGTGCTGGGCGTCGGTTCTGGCGATCGAATGGTGGAGTTTCCCGCCTTCGGGGTGCCTTTCGACGAGCGTGGTGAACGATTCAGGGACAATCTGCGGATATTACGCGAGGCCTGGTCCAGGGAGTTCCCTGTTCTCTCCTCTCAGTATTACGGTCACCTGCAGGACGCCGACTTGGTTCCGAAGCCGTCCGGGCGGATTCCCATTCTGGTCACTGGACACAGCCAGCAGAGCCTGGATTGGATCGCCAGGGAAGCAGACGGTTGGATCACGTATCCGCGGCCGCTTTCTGTGCAATCTCAGATCGCCAGCCGGTGGCAGGAGGCATTGGCGCAAGCGGCTCCGGGCCAATTCAAGCCGATGGTTCAGTCGTTTTATGTCGATCTCACAGAGGATCCCGATTTTCCGCCAGAACCGATCCACCTCGGATTCCGCGGCGGCCGCACGGCCATGCTGGCCTATTTGAAAGGACTGGAGCAGATCGGCGTGAACCACGTCATCTTCAATTTCAAGTACGGTCAACGCCCTGCGGACGAAGTATTGGAGGAAATCGGCGAGGAGATATTGCCGCTGCTGAAGTGA
- the hpf gene encoding ribosome hibernation-promoting factor, HPF/YfiA family gives MNIQVRGDHLDVTPAMREYVEKKVSRLEKFFDAPPEREVSVTMSVERGLHRVEVMLQVHGVLFRAEEASNDMYASIDLVVDKLEQQFNKYKSKLNKRFRDQGVRTRIAANGWMSDRTEEEEAGPAERVVRVKRFPMKPMDVEEAVMQMNLLGHDFYVFTNAATDEVNVVYRRKNGNYGLIEPQ, from the coding sequence ATGAATATTCAAGTTCGCGGTGACCATTTGGACGTAACCCCGGCGATGCGCGAGTACGTCGAAAAGAAGGTCAGCCGACTCGAAAAGTTCTTCGATGCTCCACCTGAACGCGAGGTTTCAGTGACCATGTCGGTCGAGCGCGGTCTGCATCGGGTCGAGGTCATGCTGCAGGTTCACGGCGTGTTGTTCCGCGCGGAAGAAGCATCCAACGACATGTATGCCTCCATTGACCTCGTGGTCGACAAGCTGGAACAACAATTCAATAAATATAAGTCGAAGTTGAACAAGCGGTTCCGGGATCAAGGCGTGCGCACCCGGATCGCAGCGAACGGATGGATGTCGGACCGGACGGAGGAGGAAGAAGCGGGCCCCGCTGAGCGAGTGGTGCGCGTCAAGCGCTTCCCCATGAAGCCCATGGATGTCGAGGAAGCCGTGATGCAAATGAATCTCCTGGGCCACGACTTCTACGTCTTCACCAACGCCGCCACCGATGAGGTCAACGTCGTCTATCGCCGCAAGAACGGGAACTATGGATTGATTGAACCGCAGTGA
- a CDS encoding TIGR03826 family flagellar region protein: MGVPIANCKRCGRLFNKVRRDICPTCVAEEDKAFETVRQYLREHRDATMAEVSEETGVTIDLIISMIQDGRLILRDNPNLHYPCERCGQPTRAGRYCSRCTKELSASLSAAARDLRKKTQEAERGRGYYSR, translated from the coding sequence ATGGGGGTGCCCATCGCCAATTGCAAGCGATGCGGCCGGCTGTTCAACAAGGTGCGCCGCGACATCTGTCCAACTTGCGTGGCGGAGGAGGACAAAGCCTTCGAGACGGTGCGCCAGTATCTGCGTGAGCACCGCGATGCCACCATGGCGGAGGTGAGCGAGGAGACCGGCGTCACGATCGATCTCATCATCTCCATGATCCAGGATGGCCGCCTGATTCTGCGAGACAATCCGAACCTCCACTACCCATGCGAGCGATGTGGACAACCCACGCGGGCCGGACGGTATTGTTCGCGATGCACGAAGGAGCTGTCCGCATCCTTGAGCGCGGCCGCGCGGGACCTGCGTAAGAAGACGCAGGAGGCCGAGCGGGGCCGAGGCTACTATTCTCGCTGA
- the prfB gene encoding peptide chain release factor 2 (programmed frameshift), which translates to MVVAETFGELRAEVQSMAKRLAEIGGLFDVAGKSSRIAALEEKMAAPGFWDDQSAAQKVIAEVNNLRSVVDRMNELQQRQEDLEVALELAAEEDDQDLFAEANQLAAQQQEAIEKFELELMLNGPYDANNAIVELHPGAGGTESQDWAAILLRMYTRWAEDKGFKVETVDYLPGDEAGIKSVTLLIKGHNAYGYLKAEKGVHRLVRISPFDASGRRHTSFASVDVIPEINDDVEVDIRPEDLRIDVFRSSGAGGQHVNTTDSAVRITHLPTGIVVTCQSERSQIQNRQVAMNLLKARLYEKKRQEQEAQLASLRGEQKEIAWGSQIRSYVFHPYSLVKDHRTGYEVGNVQAVVDGNLDGFIDAYLRWQLALQQGKAVAQSQADLDV; encoded by the exons ATGGTCGTGGCGGAGACGTTCGGAGAGCTTCGCGCGGAAGTGCAGAGTATGGCCAAGCGATTGGCGGAAATC GGAGGTCTCTTTGACGTAGCGGGCAAATCGTCCCGCATCGCTGCACTAGAGGAGAAGATGGCCGCTCCCGGGTTTTGGGATGACCAGTCGGCGGCGCAGAAGGTGATCGCCGAGGTCAACAACCTGCGCAGCGTGGTCGATCGGATGAATGAGCTGCAGCAACGCCAAGAGGACCTGGAGGTGGCGCTGGAGCTGGCGGCCGAGGAGGACGATCAGGACCTCTTCGCCGAGGCAAACCAACTGGCCGCCCAGCAGCAGGAGGCCATTGAGAAGTTCGAATTGGAGCTCATGCTCAACGGGCCGTATGACGCCAACAACGCCATTGTCGAGTTGCACCCCGGGGCGGGGGGCACCGAGTCCCAGGACTGGGCGGCCATCCTGTTGCGGATGTACACCCGCTGGGCGGAGGACAAGGGCTTCAAGGTGGAGACGGTCGATTACCTGCCGGGTGACGAGGCGGGCATCAAGAGCGTGACATTGCTGATCAAGGGTCATAACGCGTACGGGTATCTCAAGGCGGAGAAGGGCGTGCATCGGCTGGTGCGCATCTCGCCGTTCGATGCTTCGGGCCGCCGGCACACGTCGTTCGCCTCGGTGGACGTGATCCCGGAGATCAACGACGACGTCGAGGTGGATATCCGGCCGGAGGACCTGCGGATCGACGTGTTCCGCTCGTCGGGTGCGGGCGGCCAGCACGTCAATACGACCGACTCGGCGGTGCGCATTACCCACCTGCCCACAGGCATCGTGGTGACGTGCCAGAGCGAGCGATCCCAGATCCAGAACCGCCAGGTGGCGATGAACCTGTTGAAGGCGCGGTTGTACGAGAAGAAGCGCCAGGAGCAGGAGGCTCAGTTGGCGAGCCTGCGCGGCGAACAGAAGGAGATCGCCTGGGGCAGCCAGATTCGGTCGTACGTGTTTCACCCGTACTCGCTGGTCAAAGACCACCGCACTGGGTACGAGGTCGGCAATGTCCAGGCCGTGGTGGACGGGAACCTGGACGGATTCATCGACGCGTACCTGCGCTGGCAGCTGGCCTTGCAGCAGGGCAAGGCGGTGGCGCAGAGCCAGGCCGATCTGGACGTGTAA